One Desulfocurvibacter africanus subsp. africanus DSM 2603 DNA segment encodes these proteins:
- a CDS encoding efflux RND transporter permease subunit: MDIVRASIDKPVTVIVGVILVVMFGAIALMGMPYQLSPTVTTPEITVTTYWTGATPYEIERDIVEEQEKVLKGVTGLEEMESECFNGFARITLRFELNTDVDDALLRVSNKMNEVRITPEGAEKPVISATGSNTSPVVWTMLKTLPGNPRHIATYQTYFENEVRQYLERVDGVAELFVGGGTEDEMHVVVEPEKLASYGLTVSDVMSVLREENVNVSAGTLGLGRRDYRIRTVAQFQSPQEIEELVVTSTGQQIVRLRDVGRVLPGYAKEQAVIMVNAEPGIVVAIRPEPGANVLELTDKAEAVVKELNAGKLKEQGLYIDWNYDQRAYIRGAIDLVRQNILIGGLLAVVVLLVFLQSGRATLIVAAAIPISVVGSFIFLSALGRTMNVVSMAGISFAVGMLVDNAIVVLENIDRHRSLGKSSFDAAYDGAKEVWGAVLASTLTTVAVFLPVVFVQEEAGQLFKDIAIAVTCAILLSMLVSATVIPMMARYLYGSAKKAKSRLLAPLTAVGDRLANGLMALVRLTLTSAFTRIATVATLTAVSMLIVWLFFPKMEYLPTGNRNLLINILIPPPGLSIEERKDMGRQVYTQLEPHMMQDRAGFPGVHTAFFVSAPQINIIGATSTDEQGAARLIPLFSRITNSIPGMIGVSLQASIFEQRIGTGRAISLDLTGPDLSRLIAVGGAMFGMIQQAIPGCQVRPVPSLEMLYPEVVFTPLRERVKAAGLTADGLGLALDVFMDGRDVGDYKQEGRKTIDLVLRGEDKGAATPEDLYSALVSTPGGRAVPVSFLAELQRTYGITQIRHLERQRAITLEITPPADTPLQQAMETLENQIIPAVRQQGLLANVDVGMSGAADKLSVTRQALQWNFLLALVITYLLMAALFGNFIYPLIILFTVPLAGAGGFLGLKLENWFIAPQPMDILTMLGFVILVGVVVNNAILIVHQSLNNIREHGMEHREAVLESVRTRIRPIYMSATTSIFGMLPLAIAPGPGSELYRGLGSVVLGGLAISTIFTIFVIPSLLMFFIGMEKRGQQAG, from the coding sequence ATGGATATCGTCAGAGCCTCCATCGATAAGCCGGTCACGGTCATCGTCGGCGTCATCCTGGTGGTCATGTTCGGAGCCATCGCCCTGATGGGCATGCCCTACCAGCTCTCTCCCACGGTAACCACGCCCGAGATCACCGTAACGACCTACTGGACCGGCGCCACGCCCTACGAGATCGAGCGCGACATCGTCGAGGAGCAGGAGAAGGTCCTCAAGGGCGTCACCGGTCTGGAGGAGATGGAGAGCGAGTGCTTCAACGGCTTCGCGCGCATCACCCTGCGCTTCGAGCTGAACACGGACGTGGACGACGCCCTGCTGCGCGTGTCCAACAAGATGAACGAGGTGCGCATAACGCCCGAGGGCGCCGAGAAGCCCGTCATCAGCGCCACGGGCTCCAACACCTCGCCCGTGGTCTGGACCATGCTCAAGACCCTGCCCGGCAATCCGCGCCACATCGCCACCTACCAGACCTATTTCGAGAACGAGGTGCGCCAGTACCTGGAGCGCGTGGACGGCGTGGCCGAGCTGTTCGTGGGCGGCGGCACCGAGGACGAGATGCACGTCGTCGTGGAGCCGGAAAAGCTCGCGTCCTATGGGCTGACAGTCTCGGACGTCATGAGCGTGCTGCGCGAGGAGAACGTCAACGTTTCCGCCGGTACCCTGGGCCTGGGCCGGCGCGACTACCGCATCCGCACCGTGGCCCAATTCCAGTCGCCGCAGGAGATCGAGGAGCTGGTCGTAACCTCCACGGGCCAGCAGATCGTTCGCCTGCGCGACGTGGGCCGCGTGCTGCCCGGCTACGCCAAGGAGCAGGCGGTCATCATGGTCAACGCCGAGCCGGGCATCGTGGTGGCCATCCGCCCCGAGCCCGGCGCCAACGTGCTGGAGCTCACGGACAAGGCCGAGGCCGTGGTCAAGGAGCTCAACGCGGGCAAGCTCAAGGAGCAGGGCCTATACATCGATTGGAACTACGACCAGCGCGCCTACATTCGCGGAGCCATCGACCTCGTACGGCAGAACATCCTCATAGGCGGCCTGCTGGCCGTCGTCGTGCTGCTCGTGTTCCTGCAGAGCGGCCGGGCCACGCTTATCGTGGCCGCCGCCATCCCCATCAGTGTCGTGGGCTCGTTCATCTTCCTCTCGGCCCTGGGCCGGACCATGAACGTGGTCAGCATGGCCGGCATCTCCTTCGCCGTGGGCATGCTTGTGGACAACGCCATCGTGGTCCTGGAAAATATCGACCGACACCGCTCCCTGGGCAAAAGCTCCTTCGACGCGGCCTACGACGGGGCCAAGGAAGTCTGGGGCGCGGTGCTGGCCTCCACGTTGACCACCGTGGCCGTGTTCCTGCCCGTGGTCTTCGTGCAGGAAGAGGCGGGCCAGCTCTTCAAGGACATCGCCATCGCCGTGACCTGCGCCATCCTGCTCAGCATGCTGGTGTCCGCCACGGTCATCCCCATGATGGCCCGCTACCTGTACGGCTCGGCCAAAAAGGCCAAGAGCCGGCTGCTCGCCCCGCTCACGGCCGTCGGCGATCGTTTGGCAAACGGCCTCATGGCCCTGGTGCGGCTCACGCTCACGAGCGCCTTCACGCGCATCGCCACCGTGGCCACCCTGACCGCGGTGTCCATGCTCATCGTCTGGCTCTTCTTCCCCAAAATGGAGTATCTGCCCACGGGCAACCGCAATCTGCTCATCAATATCCTCATCCCGCCCCCCGGCTTGTCCATCGAGGAGCGCAAGGACATGGGCAGGCAGGTCTACACCCAGCTCGAGCCGCATATGATGCAGGACCGCGCGGGCTTTCCCGGCGTGCACACGGCTTTCTTCGTCAGCGCGCCGCAGATCAACATCATAGGCGCGACCAGCACGGACGAGCAGGGAGCGGCCCGGCTCATCCCGCTCTTCTCGCGCATCACCAACTCCATACCGGGCATGATCGGCGTAAGCCTGCAGGCCTCCATCTTCGAGCAGCGCATCGGCACAGGCCGGGCCATATCCCTGGATTTGACCGGCCCGGACCTGAGCCGGCTCATCGCCGTGGGCGGAGCCATGTTCGGCATGATCCAGCAGGCCATCCCCGGCTGCCAGGTGCGCCCGGTGCCGTCCCTGGAGATGCTCTATCCCGAGGTGGTCTTCACGCCCCTGCGCGAGCGGGTCAAGGCCGCGGGCCTCACGGCCGACGGCCTTGGCCTGGCCCTGGACGTGTTCATGGACGGCCGCGACGTGGGCGACTACAAACAGGAAGGCCGCAAAACCATCGACCTGGTGCTCAGGGGCGAGGACAAGGGCGCGGCCACGCCCGAGGATCTGTACAGCGCGCTTGTGTCCACGCCCGGCGGCAGGGCCGTGCCTGTCTCCTTCCTGGCCGAGTTGCAGCGCACCTACGGCATCACCCAGATCCGCCACCTGGAGCGCCAACGCGCCATCACCCTGGAGATCACGCCGCCCGCGGACACTCCCCTGCAGCAGGCCATGGAGACCCTGGAGAACCAGATCATTCCGGCCGTTCGCCAGCAGGGTCTGCTCGCGAACGTGGACGTGGGCATGAGCGGCGCGGCGGACAAGCTCAGCGTGACCCGCCAGGCCCTGCAGTGGAACTTTTTGCTGGCCCTGGTCATCACCTATCTGCTCATGGCCGCCCTGTTCGGCAACTTCATCTATCCCCTGATAATTCTCTTCACGGTTCCCCTGGCCGGAGCGGGCGGATTCCTGGGGCTTAAGCTGGAAAACTGGTTCATAGCCCCGCAACCCATGGACATACTGACCATGCTCGGCTTCGTCATCCTGGTTGGCGTGGTCGTCAACAACGCCATTCTCATCGTGCACCAGAGCTTGAACAATATCCGCGAGCATGGCATGGAGCATCGCGAGGCGGTGCTGGAGTCCGTGCGCACCAGAATCCGCCCCATCTACATGTCCGCGACGACATCCATTTTCGGCATGCTGCCCCTGGCCATCGCGCCGGGCCCCGGCTCCGAGCTCTACCGAGGCCTCGGCTCCGTGGTCCTGGGAGGATTGGCCATCTCCACCATCTTCACCATCTTCGTCATCCCGTCGCTGCTCATGTTCTTCATCGGCATGGAAAAGCGCGGCCAGCAGGCCGGTTAA
- a CDS encoding DUF378 domain-containing protein: MRTLDVITTILLIIGGLNWGLVGLFEFDLVAALFGTMSLFSRLVYVLVGLSAIYQAVAYKAMQRRWCSRVAVGAR, encoded by the coding sequence ATGAGGACGCTCGATGTGATCACCACGATCCTGCTCATCATCGGCGGGCTCAACTGGGGCCTGGTCGGTCTGTTCGAGTTCGACTTGGTGGCCGCCCTCTTCGGGACGATGAGCTTGTTCTCCCGGCTGGTGTACGTCCTTGTGGGGCTGAGCGCCATCTATCAGGCGGTAGCCTACAAGGCCATGCAGCGCCGCTGGTGCAGCCGGGTGGCGGTCGGAGCAAGGTAA
- a CDS encoding 3D domain-containing protein: MTSRVAVSFTLLVLIAVLILTQRTVSNLTGAVEASCTRIAQLEQSLLEERAKIAVLNKFVMTNHETIRGMQRRKVLTVTAYSPRPEETNEDPFTTASNRPVRPGIVAVSRDLFDEGWVFGRKVYIKGMGVFTIDDLMHARKRNQVDIFMFETAKARDFGLQKLEVYLLDT, translated from the coding sequence ATGACATCCAGAGTCGCTGTCTCATTTACCCTGCTAGTGCTGATCGCAGTGTTGATCCTGACCCAGCGCACCGTGTCGAATCTCACCGGTGCCGTTGAAGCTTCCTGTACACGCATTGCCCAACTCGAACAGTCCCTGCTGGAAGAGAGGGCTAAGATAGCCGTGCTGAACAAGTTCGTCATGACCAACCATGAGACCATCAGGGGCATGCAGCGCCGGAAGGTGCTTACGGTCACGGCCTACAGCCCCAGGCCGGAGGAAACGAACGAGGATCCGTTCACCACCGCGTCGAATCGTCCCGTGCGGCCGGGCATCGTCGCCGTGTCGCGGGATCTCTTCGATGAGGGCTGGGTTTTCGGCCGCAAGGTCTACATCAAGGGCATGGGCGTGTTCACCATCGACGACCTCATGCACGCGCGCAAGCGCAACCAGGTCGATATCTTCATGTTCGAAACCGCCAAGGCGCGCGACTTCGGCTTGCAAAAGCTGGAGGTCTACCTGCTCGACACCTGA
- a CDS encoding PilZ domain-containing protein — MVVGKERRRAYRIYVPELRVRVAGYEYDFKAWDLSILGIGFMYGANPFRLAQILRMDLLEHSGIILSGVDAIVSRMGAGVVGCAFLRLQASQQSAVEALVLRMQAERIAQTGA; from the coding sequence ATGGTCGTGGGCAAGGAACGCCGCAGGGCCTACAGAATTTACGTACCTGAACTACGCGTGCGTGTCGCGGGATACGAATACGATTTCAAGGCCTGGGATTTAAGCATCCTCGGTATCGGATTCATGTACGGGGCAAACCCGTTCAGGCTTGCGCAGATACTCAGGATGGACCTGCTGGAACACAGCGGCATCATTTTATCAGGTGTTGATGCCATCGTATCCCGCATGGGCGCGGGCGTGGTTGGTTGCGCTTTCCTGAGGCTTCAGGCCTCCCAGCAAAGTGCCGTGGAAGCCCTGGTGCTGCGCATGCAGGCCGAGCGCATCGCTCAGACAGGTGCGTGA
- a CDS encoding DUF1614 domain-containing protein, with amino-acid sequence MFQFPFILAAVIFFFLLLIFLFIMVQVGLVTVAFAKLGLTTSQAFLVLLATLAGSGMNLPILHSRRMIKVPSPNGPPLNNPFYRHMRPMRPFQAMGELREQVVAVNVGGCVIPLLLSTYFVSLMGFTPALLLCTALVTAACFAMARPIPGVGIGIPMLVPPLVTAIIAILLAPPEHAPQIAYVSGTMGTLLGADILHLLNPRTWRNLDAPVLSIGGAGTFDGIFVTGILAVLLA; translated from the coding sequence ATGTTCCAGTTCCCGTTCATACTGGCTGCCGTGATCTTCTTTTTCCTGCTGCTCATCTTCCTCTTCATCATGGTGCAGGTGGGGCTCGTCACCGTGGCCTTCGCCAAGCTCGGGCTGACCACCAGCCAAGCATTCCTCGTGCTGCTGGCCACGCTTGCCGGCAGCGGCATGAACCTGCCAATCCTGCACTCGCGGCGCATGATAAAAGTTCCCAGTCCCAACGGCCCGCCTTTGAACAACCCTTTCTACCGCCACATGCGGCCCATGCGGCCTTTCCAGGCCATGGGCGAACTGCGCGAGCAGGTCGTGGCCGTCAATGTGGGCGGCTGCGTCATCCCGCTGCTCCTGTCGACCTACTTCGTTAGCCTCATGGGCTTCACTCCTGCCCTGCTCCTGTGCACGGCCCTGGTCACGGCGGCCTGCTTCGCCATGGCCCGGCCCATTCCAGGCGTGGGCATCGGCATTCCCATGCTTGTGCCGCCGCTGGTCACGGCCATCATCGCCATCCTGCTGGCCCCGCCAGAGCACGCGCCCCAGATTGCCTACGTGAGCGGCACCATGGGCACCCTGCTCGGCGCGGATATCCTGCACCTGCTCAACCCGCGCACCTGGCGCAACCTGGATGCGCCCGTGCTGTCCATCGGCGGGGCAGGCACCTTCGATGGCATATTCGTCACCGGCATCCTGGCCGTACTTCTGGCTTGA
- a CDS encoding DUF523 domain-containing protein, translated as MSEIRPAIVVSRCLMGEAVRYDGSHKHAPEIIAALTSRFALIPVCPEVEAGMPTPRETMDFQGDPRRPAVIGKISRRDFTPLLHDWSRAKLAALAGLSELAVCGFFLKFNSPSCAAVTRKLVFDLYGRPRGETFGIFAGLAMRAFPGAAFGDEFSLAAPQGLENFMALAQARIQAKIQKYHHRATQESAP; from the coding sequence ATGTCCGAAATACGTCCCGCCATCGTGGTCAGCCGTTGCCTCATGGGCGAAGCCGTGCGCTATGACGGCAGCCACAAGCACGCCCCGGAAATCATCGCCGCACTGACATCCCGCTTCGCGCTCATCCCGGTTTGCCCCGAGGTCGAAGCCGGCATGCCTACGCCCCGCGAGACCATGGATTTTCAGGGCGACCCGCGCCGGCCGGCGGTTATTGGCAAAATCAGCCGCCGCGACTTCACGCCCCTGCTGCATGACTGGTCGAGGGCCAAGCTGGCCGCGTTGGCCGGTTTGAGCGAACTGGCCGTGTGCGGGTTCTTCCTCAAGTTCAATTCGCCCTCCTGCGCCGCTGTCACGCGCAAGCTGGTCTTCGATCTCTACGGCCGGCCCCGGGGCGAAACTTTCGGTATTTTCGCGGGCCTGGCCATGCGCGCCTTTCCCGGCGCGGCCTTCGGGGACGAGTTCAGCCTCGCCGCTCCCCAAGGTCTGGAGAATTTCATGGCCCTGGCCCAGGCCAGGATTCAGGCCAAGATTCAGAAATATCACCACCGAGCAACACAGGAGAGCGCGCCATGA
- a CDS encoding MogA/MoaB family molybdenum cofactor biosynthesis protein encodes MTFTVSLPEQLLAQGMTCLLVSDVMGGASSFSPLDQPDQPGPAMIVCHAPLPDLRAGTFLDGPQGPLCQVEWSGRLPGNGTATPCHWLRMVAAPQAQTGADLQLVARAEGLSLAWVTLSDKGAQGLREDTSGPAIEELVGARYPLSLAKGFVLPDEPRALRALLTDLALVQGFDLVLTTGGTGLAPRDTTPEATLAAIEKRLPGFELAMTMSSLAKTPHGAISRAVAGTLGRTIIVNLPGSPKAVRENLQAILPALGHASEKLKGDPSDCATA; translated from the coding sequence ATGACCTTTACCGTCTCGCTGCCCGAGCAGTTGCTTGCCCAGGGCATGACCTGCCTGCTGGTTTCCGATGTAATGGGCGGGGCTTCTTCATTCAGCCCGCTTGACCAACCCGACCAGCCAGGCCCTGCCATGATTGTCTGTCATGCGCCCCTGCCCGACCTGCGCGCCGGCACGTTCCTCGACGGCCCGCAAGGGCCTCTGTGTCAGGTCGAGTGGTCAGGCCGCCTGCCGGGTAACGGCACGGCCACGCCCTGCCATTGGCTGCGCATGGTAGCCGCGCCGCAGGCGCAAACCGGCGCGGACCTGCAGCTCGTCGCACGCGCGGAAGGCCTGTCGCTGGCCTGGGTCACCCTCTCGGACAAGGGCGCCCAAGGTCTACGCGAGGACACGAGCGGCCCGGCCATCGAGGAGCTCGTGGGCGCGCGCTATCCCCTAAGCCTGGCCAAGGGCTTCGTGCTGCCGGATGAGCCCCGCGCCCTGCGCGCTCTGCTCACGGACCTGGCCCTGGTGCAGGGTTTCGACCTTGTGCTGACCACCGGCGGCACGGGCCTTGCGCCACGCGACACCACGCCCGAGGCTACACTGGCCGCCATCGAGAAACGCCTGCCCGGCTTCGAACTGGCCATGACCATGTCCAGCTTGGCCAAAACGCCCCATGGCGCGATTTCCCGCGCCGTAGCCGGCACATTGGGCAGGACCATAATTGTCAACCTGCCCGGCAGCCCCAAGGCTGTGCGTGAGAACTTGCAGGCCATCCTGCCGGCTCTGGGCCACGCAAGCGAAAAACTCAAGGGCGATCCGTCCGACTGCGCCACGGCTTAG
- a CDS encoding PAS domain-containing hybrid sensor histidine kinase/response regulator has protein sequence MSEPDFKRIVESAPDTIIVFGPDGRYKYVSPAIREATGGLLTPECLVGKHPREIIHNSSDLLRQMESAQTRARETGSDQVLYFDFETPIGTRHFQAVIRPERTCLGQVESFLSIVRDVSEMRRLQEELAAAKAKAEEQTEALKWSNRALERLYQEVEKRVGERTVDLETEIEERRRSEERLRESEELYRGLFESVSEAIFLVRQSDGQILMANETASTMYRYSREELLRLKNTDVSAEPHATKQATHHFRSYIPVRYHRQKDGMVFPVEITASEIEFQGETAHIIAIRDISERMHSEKKLQEGEERYRAVVEDLTEFVTRFTLAGVITFVNEAVCRFHDTPAENVLGKNLFDLLPSSVSDELRRQLASATPEQPLVFLTHPINSPSGEERWQEWINRALFDAHGRILEYQGVGRDITEQKRAQEALARREQEFRNLADNAPDPIVRYNRDVVRTYANAALSLALDVPYSELIGQGLSGTPISAEARQDYEQAVREVFDSGEEEIFVLQLNPKKGSLHIQYRLTPEYSEDGQVESVLAIGRDITDLLRLEQELRQAKETAESASRAKSTFLSNMSHEIRTPLNSIQSVIELLPSLDISGEAASYVRIAEQSASHLLRLINNLLDLSRIESGKTELARKPFEPRHLLQAILRPLAVTAGTKGLDLAVAVADDVPARLMGDELRLGQILMNLVGNAIKYTDTGRISISVKRDAACGRGDGRIRLLFSVRDTGIGIPQDRREHLFEGFRHVLDLDRPSSESAGLGLQISTQLVEQMGGRIWVESELGQGSTFCFTVVLEVAEAGTCESKQPARTPQSTAPRSLRILLVEDNLINQMLTSEILRRRGHDVATASGGQEALDALACGRFDVVLMDVNMPGMDGIETTRHIREGRTGDPGVPIVAMTAFGLDEDRERFLQAGMNEHISKPFAMAELEKVLAGISSRARTATS, from the coding sequence ATGTCCGAACCAGACTTTAAAAGGATCGTCGAGAGCGCACCGGACACGATCATCGTCTTCGGCCCCGACGGACGCTACAAGTACGTCAGCCCGGCTATTCGTGAGGCCACCGGCGGGCTGCTCACTCCCGAGTGCCTTGTGGGCAAGCACCCCCGCGAAATCATCCATAATTCAAGTGATCTGCTGCGCCAGATGGAGTCTGCACAAACACGCGCTAGGGAGACTGGCAGTGATCAGGTCCTGTACTTTGACTTCGAGACTCCGATCGGCACGCGCCATTTCCAGGCCGTGATCCGTCCGGAACGGACCTGCCTGGGGCAGGTGGAGTCTTTCCTATCCATAGTTCGGGATGTGTCGGAGATGAGACGGCTGCAGGAGGAGCTTGCGGCAGCCAAGGCCAAGGCCGAGGAGCAGACAGAGGCGCTCAAGTGGTCCAACCGAGCGCTGGAGCGCCTCTACCAGGAAGTGGAGAAGCGCGTTGGGGAGCGTACGGTGGACCTGGAGACCGAGATCGAAGAGCGCAGACGGTCGGAGGAACGCCTGCGAGAGAGCGAGGAGCTGTACAGAGGCTTGTTCGAGTCGGTGTCGGAGGCCATTTTCCTCGTCCGGCAGTCCGACGGCCAGATCCTCATGGCGAACGAAACAGCATCCACGATGTATCGCTACTCCCGAGAAGAGCTGCTTCGGCTCAAGAACACGGACGTATCGGCAGAACCACATGCAACGAAGCAGGCTACCCACCACTTCAGGTCCTATATACCGGTGCGCTATCACCGCCAAAAGGACGGGATGGTCTTCCCCGTCGAGATAACCGCTTCCGAAATTGAGTTTCAAGGCGAAACCGCCCACATCATCGCCATCCGGGACATCAGCGAGCGGATGCACTCGGAAAAAAAGCTGCAGGAGGGCGAGGAGCGCTACCGGGCCGTCGTGGAAGACCTGACCGAGTTCGTCACACGGTTCACTCTCGCCGGGGTCATAACCTTCGTGAATGAAGCCGTCTGCCGGTTCCACGACACGCCCGCCGAGAATGTCCTCGGCAAAAACCTTTTCGACTTGCTTCCGTCATCCGTCAGCGACGAGTTGCGCAGACAGCTGGCATCCGCCACACCGGAACAGCCCCTCGTGTTCCTAACCCATCCCATTAATTCCCCGAGTGGCGAGGAGCGCTGGCAGGAGTGGATCAACCGAGCGTTGTTCGACGCGCACGGCAGGATCCTTGAGTACCAGGGAGTCGGGCGCGACATTACCGAGCAGAAGCGCGCGCAGGAGGCCTTGGCCCGCAGGGAGCAGGAGTTCCGGAACCTGGCCGACAACGCTCCGGACCCCATCGTGCGCTACAATCGGGACGTCGTGCGGACCTACGCCAATGCAGCGCTGTCGCTGGCCCTCGACGTCCCTTATTCCGAACTGATCGGCCAGGGTCTATCCGGCACGCCTATCTCCGCTGAAGCGCGCCAAGACTATGAACAGGCGGTTCGCGAAGTGTTCGATTCCGGTGAGGAAGAAATCTTCGTGCTCCAACTGAACCCAAAAAAGGGTAGCCTGCACATCCAGTATCGCCTTACCCCAGAATATTCCGAGGACGGTCAGGTGGAAAGCGTGCTGGCCATCGGCCGGGACATCACGGACCTGCTGCGTCTCGAACAGGAGCTCCGACAGGCCAAGGAGACGGCGGAGTCCGCCAGCCGGGCCAAAAGCACGTTCCTGTCCAACATGAGCCACGAAATCCGCACGCCTCTGAACAGCATCCAGAGCGTGATCGAGCTTCTGCCCTCGCTCGACATAAGTGGAGAGGCCGCCTCTTATGTCCGGATCGCCGAGCAATCGGCCAGCCATCTACTGCGCCTCATCAACAACCTGCTCGACTTGTCCAGGATCGAGTCCGGCAAAACCGAGCTGGCGCGCAAGCCGTTCGAGCCTCGCCACCTGCTGCAGGCGATCCTCAGGCCCTTGGCTGTCACGGCCGGGACCAAGGGACTTGATCTCGCGGTAGCCGTCGCGGATGACGTCCCCGCGCGGCTCATGGGCGACGAGCTGCGCCTGGGCCAGATTCTCATGAACCTGGTGGGAAACGCGATCAAGTATACGGACACGGGCCGGATCAGCATCAGCGTGAAGCGCGATGCGGCATGCGGCCGGGGAGATGGACGCATTCGGCTCCTCTTTTCCGTGCGGGACACCGGCATCGGCATCCCTCAGGACCGGCGCGAACACCTCTTCGAGGGCTTCAGGCACGTCCTGGACTTGGACCGTCCGAGCAGCGAGAGCGCGGGCCTGGGGCTGCAGATTTCAACGCAGCTCGTGGAGCAGATGGGCGGCAGAATATGGGTGGAGAGCGAGCTTGGACAGGGGAGCACCTTTTGCTTCACCGTCGTGCTGGAAGTAGCGGAGGCAGGGACGTGCGAGAGCAAGCAACCAGCCCGAACGCCCCAGTCCACGGCGCCACGCTCGCTCAGGATTCTCCTGGTCGAGGACAACCTTATCAATCAGATGCTCACTTCCGAAATCCTCAGGCGCAGGGGCCACGACGTGGCCACGGCCTCGGGCGGCCAGGAAGCATTGGACGCGCTCGCGTGCGGCAGGTTCGACGTCGTGCTCATGGATGTGAACATGCCCGGCATGGACGGCATTGAAACGACACGGCACATTCGGGAGGGGCGGACAGGCGATCCGGGCGTGCCCATTGTCGCCATGACGGCCTTCGGACTGGATGAGGATCGCGAACGGTTTCTGCAGGCGGGTATGAACGAGCACATCTCCAAGCCGTTCGCCATGGCCGAGTTGGAAAAAGTGCTTGCGGGCATCAGCTCAAGGGCGAGGACCGCAACGAGCTGA
- a CDS encoding response regulator transcription factor, with translation MQNILIIDDDIALGELLVEYLSREALEATIASTGKEGLELALSGRFDLVLLDLILPDVDGLTMLYMLRKQDGPPVFILSGRGDDVSRIVGLEMGADDFLPKPFEPRELVARMRAILRRTSKAKCSAYSELQVGDLRLEPRLRQAWRGEERLTLTQNEFNLLETLLRSAGQVVSKEDLSLAALGRELSPLDRSVDVHISNLRRKLGPQPDESERIRTVRGVGYMYMERLDKIGGRLERVDEDAGFAWVAGARLKSR, from the coding sequence ATGCAGAACATACTTATTATAGATGACGACATCGCCCTGGGCGAGCTGCTGGTGGAATACCTTTCCCGCGAGGCCCTGGAAGCCACGATCGCATCCACGGGCAAGGAGGGCCTGGAGCTTGCGCTTTCCGGCCGTTTCGACCTGGTGCTTCTGGATCTTATCCTGCCCGACGTGGACGGTCTGACCATGCTGTACATGCTGCGCAAGCAGGACGGCCCGCCCGTGTTTATCCTGTCTGGCCGCGGTGATGATGTGAGCCGCATCGTGGGCTTGGAAATGGGAGCGGACGATTTCCTGCCCAAGCCCTTTGAGCCCAGGGAACTCGTGGCCCGCATGCGGGCCATCCTGCGCCGCACCTCCAAGGCCAAGTGCTCGGCGTATAGCGAGCTGCAAGTCGGCGACCTGCGCCTGGAGCCCCGGTTGCGCCAGGCTTGGCGTGGCGAGGAGCGCCTGACCCTGACCCAGAACGAGTTCAACCTTTTGGAAACGCTCCTGCGTAGCGCAGGACAAGTCGTCTCCAAGGAGGATCTGTCCCTGGCCGCCCTCGGCAGGGAGCTCTCGCCCCTGGACCGCAGCGTGGATGTGCACATCAGCAATTTGCGCCGAAAACTGGGTCCCCAGCCAGACGAGAGCGAGCGCATCCGCACCGTGCGCGGTGTGGGCTATATGTATATGGAGCGTTTGGACAAGATCGGCGGACGCCTGGAGCGCGTCGATGAGGACGCCGGTTTCGCCTGGGTGGCGGGAGCGCGCCTCAAGTCCCGCTGA
- a CDS encoding RNA polymerase sigma factor, producing the protein MFQDIMTEHSQTTRDMDIDLGRLCSGDKRSWDAFVEANARVIYWTAASVLRKRNPHASEDAVRDVAQEVFLKLVQHDYRLLRSFDPAKSSLRTWLAVVARSTTLDHLRKEVRATRDMIEAELDEIPAEPEAGDSCPDIPFEALSSRQRMVLRMLYELDMDVRDVAKNLEITEQTVRSIRHQALARVRAHMLRGEA; encoded by the coding sequence ATGTTCCAGGACATCATGACCGAACACAGCCAGACAACGCGCGACATGGATATCGATCTCGGTCGCCTGTGCAGCGGTGACAAGCGTTCGTGGGACGCCTTTGTCGAGGCCAATGCCCGGGTAATCTACTGGACCGCGGCCTCGGTGCTGCGCAAACGCAATCCGCACGCATCCGAAGATGCGGTGCGTGATGTCGCCCAGGAGGTCTTCCTCAAACTCGTGCAGCACGATTATCGCCTGCTGCGCTCCTTCGATCCGGCCAAAAGTTCCCTACGAACCTGGCTTGCGGTGGTCGCCCGCTCCACCACCTTGGACCACTTGCGCAAGGAAGTCCGGGCCACGCGGGATATGATCGAGGCCGAGTTGGATGAAATTCCTGCCGAGCCCGAAGCCGGCGACTCCTGCCCGGATATCCCGTTCGAGGCACTCAGCTCGCGGCAGCGCATGGTGCTACGGATGCTCTACGAGCTGGACATGGACGTGCGGGACGTGGCCAAGAACCTGGAGATCACCGAACAGACCGTGCGCAGCATCCGCCACCAGGCCCTGGCCAGGGTTCGCGCGCACATGCTGCGCGGCGAAGCCTAA